Proteins found in one Aneurinibacillus uraniidurans genomic segment:
- a CDS encoding YitT family protein, whose product MNMSWKKQMIMIITGCMLVALGIRVFAASHIVLGGTAGMGLILHRVTGLSIGVLFFVINIPFYFLSIRQLGVHFTLKTFLSVTLLSIMTDLMDSFLKIEVPYTIIGAVVGGALLGFGLTVLFRSNSSLGGINILALFLDRRYGIHPGKTILISDICIVLSALAVFTVVEVAYSILAIFIMSTVLGRYHKKSPIEKNNKNLDEMEKEAASIEGETAPVQ is encoded by the coding sequence ATGAACATGAGTTGGAAGAAACAAATGATCATGATTATTACAGGCTGTATGCTAGTAGCGTTAGGTATACGGGTTTTCGCCGCTTCGCATATCGTACTTGGGGGCACTGCGGGGATGGGATTAATTCTCCACCGTGTAACAGGACTTTCTATCGGAGTGCTGTTCTTTGTAATTAACATTCCGTTTTACTTTTTATCTATCCGTCAGTTAGGTGTTCATTTTACACTAAAGACTTTTTTGAGTGTAACACTGCTGTCTATCATGACAGACCTAATGGATAGTTTTCTTAAAATCGAAGTGCCATATACGATTATTGGTGCAGTTGTTGGTGGGGCATTACTTGGATTCGGGCTAACAGTATTGTTTCGTAGTAATTCTTCGCTTGGGGGAATTAATATTCTGGCATTATTCTTAGATCGTCGCTATGGAATTCATCCTGGGAAAACGATACTGATATCGGATATATGCATTGTGCTTTCTGCACTTGCTGTTTTTACAGTTGTAGAAGTCGCTTACTCGATTCTGGCTATTTTTATAATGAGTACCGTATTGGGTCGCTATCATAAAAAGTCACCAATTGAGAAAAATAATAAGAACCTTGATGAGATGGAGAAAGAAGCTGCTTCTATTGAAGGAGAAACAGCTCCTGTGCAATGA
- a CDS encoding glutaredoxin family protein has product MSIIVYSAPGCSTCELVKNFLREKEYDFEVRDLLANREYQKEVEAFGLLGIPVTVINGKAIKGFDPGALERMLTE; this is encoded by the coding sequence ATGTCCATCATTGTTTATTCTGCACCAGGTTGTAGCACATGTGAGCTTGTCAAAAACTTTCTCCGAGAAAAAGAATATGATTTTGAAGTGCGCGATCTTCTAGCTAACCGCGAGTACCAGAAAGAAGTCGAAGCTTTTGGGCTACTGGGTATTCCCGTAACTGTTATAAACGGGAAGGCAATCAAAGGGTTTGATCCTGGTGCATTAGAACGTATGCTTACGGAATAA
- the phoU gene encoding phosphate signaling complex protein PhoU, which produces MLTLKNEVADMAQIAQNGFLQAWKAFQAGSVKQAKEVVVRDEKLNVLAARIFKMGLSLIARQAPVAKDLRTIGAYLKVVTDLERIGDLSGDIANVVVRLEGKPQKVPLFEIPDMAASVQEILSLSVRALKMGDTRQLRSLDDMDDVIDAYYSRCFIYLERSMESESDYVQEGVQLFKVIQALERIGDHATNIGEWTLYMSTGNIADLNT; this is translated from the coding sequence ATGCTGACGCTAAAAAATGAAGTGGCAGACATGGCGCAAATTGCACAGAATGGATTCCTACAGGCATGGAAAGCTTTTCAAGCTGGAAGTGTGAAACAGGCAAAAGAAGTTGTTGTACGAGATGAAAAGCTTAATGTGCTTGCGGCACGTATTTTTAAGATGGGACTCAGTTTGATTGCACGCCAGGCACCGGTAGCAAAAGATCTTCGAACGATTGGTGCCTATCTAAAAGTTGTTACGGATCTAGAGAGGATTGGAGATCTTTCGGGTGATATTGCGAATGTGGTAGTTCGCCTTGAAGGAAAGCCGCAGAAAGTACCATTGTTTGAGATACCTGATATGGCAGCAAGTGTTCAGGAGATACTTTCCTTGAGCGTGCGTGCACTTAAAATGGGAGATACTCGGCAGCTTCGGTCTCTTGATGATATGGATGATGTAATTGATGCGTATTACAGTCGATGTTTTATTTATTTAGAGCGAAGTATGGAAAGTGAATCTGACTATGTACAGGAAGGCGTACAGCTTTTTAAAGTGATTCAAGCGCTAGAGAGAATTGGCGACCATGCCACCAATATTGGAGAGTGGACGTTGTATATGTCTACAGGAAACATAGCGGATTTAAACACGTAA
- the ftsW gene encoding putative lipid II flippase FtsW has protein sequence MKTRGRPDFVILIFTLLFVGFGIVMVYSASSVYALNRFHTDTYFVKKQLVAAFIGLVAMAFTMNIPYTFYKKNFVRIACGVILLLVLVLIPGIGLWRNGARSWLNLGVFQLQPAEFAKLAVIIYLSAFISKKGQQIETWKKGLQPAIIVIGVFGVLIALQPDMGSAAILGLTAVSVLVAGGAKFKYLIRIAIPIAAAAVALIATSPYRLSRVTNIGDPWSDGMNGLGSGFQLAHSYFAIAHGGMFGTGFGKSIEKYLYLPEVQTDFIFSIIGEELGFAGATLFLILFTLYLWRIILVTRRVNDLFANLIGIGVASMIAIQALINIGGVTGMIAITGVPLPFISYGGSSLLLNMLSIGIVLSISREAYRQAIQKAEGASKSPANSSVIPFNTSRRKA, from the coding sequence ATGAAAACGAGAGGACGACCGGATTTCGTAATCCTGATCTTTACCCTGCTTTTCGTCGGATTCGGTATCGTCATGGTATACAGCGCCAGTTCTGTCTATGCACTGAATCGGTTCCATACAGATACCTATTTTGTAAAGAAACAGCTGGTTGCTGCTTTCATTGGCTTAGTTGCCATGGCGTTTACCATGAATATTCCGTACACTTTTTATAAAAAGAACTTTGTCCGGATTGCATGTGGGGTTATCCTATTACTTGTTCTCGTGCTCATTCCCGGCATTGGTTTATGGCGAAACGGGGCACGTAGCTGGCTCAACCTGGGTGTTTTTCAACTCCAGCCAGCTGAGTTTGCCAAGCTGGCGGTCATTATTTATCTGTCTGCGTTTATTTCTAAAAAGGGACAGCAAATCGAGACCTGGAAGAAAGGGCTCCAACCAGCCATTATTGTTATCGGAGTCTTTGGCGTTTTGATTGCTTTACAGCCAGATATGGGGTCTGCTGCCATTCTTGGCCTAACAGCTGTCTCTGTTCTTGTAGCAGGTGGAGCTAAGTTCAAATACCTGATTCGTATTGCGATTCCGATCGCCGCAGCAGCTGTCGCTCTTATTGCTACCTCACCGTATCGCCTGAGCCGTGTAACGAATATTGGCGATCCATGGTCTGATGGCATGAATGGGCTTGGCAGTGGCTTTCAACTTGCGCATTCCTATTTTGCCATTGCACACGGCGGAATGTTCGGAACTGGTTTCGGAAAAAGTATTGAGAAGTATCTATATCTTCCTGAAGTGCAAACTGACTTTATTTTTTCCATTATCGGGGAAGAACTCGGATTCGCTGGTGCCACTTTATTTTTGATACTGTTCACTCTATATTTATGGCGCATTATTCTTGTTACAAGGCGTGTAAACGATTTGTTCGCCAATCTGATTGGCATTGGTGTCGCGAGTATGATTGCTATTCAGGCTCTTATCAATATTGGTGGTGTAACCGGGATGATTGCCATTACTGGCGTTCCTCTCCCCTTTATCAGCTATGGCGGCTCTTCCCTGCTGCTTAATATGCTCAGCATTGGCATTGTCCTTAGTATTTCACGCGAAGCCTATAGACAGGCTATACAAAAAGCAGAAGGAGCGAGCAAGTCTCCTGCCAATTCTTCAGTCATTCCATTCAATACCTCACGTCGCAAAGCATAG